In Flavobacterium hankyongi, the genomic window CTAATACACCAGGAATACCTGTAAACTGCTCAGCTACGTGGAACGGTTGTGATAAGAAACGTTGTACACGACGTGCTCTTGATACAGCTAGTTTATCTTCTTCAGATAACTCTTCCATACCTAAGATAGCAATGATATCTTGTAACTGTTTGTATTTTTGTAGAATTTCTTTTACTCTTTGTGCACAGTCATAGTGCTCAGCTCCTAAGATTTCTGGAGTTAAAATACGAGAAGTAGAATCTAATGGATCTACCGCTGGATAAATACCTAACTCAGCAATTTTACGAGATAATACTGTTGTAGCATCTAAGTGCGCGAACGTTGTAGCTGGCGCCGGGTCAGTTAAGTCATCCGCAGGTACATATACTGCCTGTACTGAAGTAATTGATCCTTTTTTAGTTGAAGTAATTCGCTCTTGCATCGCACCCATTTCAGTTGCTAATGTAGGTTGATAACCTACCGCAGATGGCATACGACCTAATAACGCAGACACCTCAGAACCCGCTTGTGTAAAACGGAAGATGTTGTCTACGAAGAAAAGAACGTCTTTACCTTGATCAGATCCAGCTCCATCACGGAAATACTCTGCAATTGACAAACCAGATAAAGCTACACGAGCACGTGCTCCAGGTGGCTCATTCATTTGGCCAAAAACGAAAGTAGCTTTAGAATCTCTCATTCCTACTTTGTCAACTTTAGTTAAATCCCATCCTCCATTTTCCATAGAGTGCATGAAATCTTCACCATATTTAATAATTCCTGACTCTAACATCTCACGAAGTAAGTCATTTCCTTCACGTGTTCTTTCACCTACTCCTGCGAATACAGAAAGACCACCGTGACCTTTTGCTATATTGTTAATCAACTCCTGAATTAATACAGTCTTACCTACTCCAGCACCACCGAATAATCCAATTTTACCTCCTTTTGCATAAGGCTCAATTAAGTCGATTACTTTAATCCCTGTAAATAAAACCTCAGATGAAGTTGATAAATCTTCGAATTTAGGAGCTTGTCTGTGGATTGGCAATCCGTTAGCACCTTCTTTTGGCAAATCACCTAAACCATCAATAGCATCACCTACAACATTGAATAAACGCCCGTAGATATCTCCACCAATCGGCATTTGAATTGGAGCACCAGTAGCTTTAACATCAGCTCCTCTACTCAAACCATCTGTAGAGTCCATAGAGATTGTACGCACAGTGTTTTCTCCAATATGAGACTGTACTTCCAATACTAATTTAGTACCATCATTTTTAGTGATTTCTAATGAATCATAAATTTTTGGCAACTCAGCTTCAGCTGTGTTAAACACAACATCTACAACTGGTCCAATAATTTGAGCAACTTTTCCTATTACTTGAGACATGCTTATGTATTATTAAATAGCTATTTAGTTATCAAAAACAAAGTGTTTTTTCAGAGTGCAAAGATAATTTTATAATTTGAATTTTAATATAAAAATTTGTGTTTTTTTTATTACTGGTTTATAATCACCAATATAGATTTAATTTAAACAAAAACCACCGCAAAACGGTGGTCTTTATTAATTACATCATACTATCATAAAGATGCAGGATATTGTATTTGATACTGCCCTAAGTCAACTTCTTTAAAAGTAGATCCGTATTTAGCATTGATTGCCTTCATAAACTCATTAGCAATCATCGCATATCCTCTAGCGCCTGGGTGAATACCATCCAAAGAGAACACCCCTCCTGTTACAAAAGAAGCAGACATATGATAATTACCAAAACGAATACCTCCGTTAACCAATCTTTCCATTACTGTTTTAGCATCAACAAAAGCCAAACCATTTGCATCTGCCGCTGTCTTAATAGCAACATTGTAAGTATCAGTTGCTACTTTAATCTTAGAAGCTTCATCAGCAGTTAAGACCTGTGCATCTTGTAATGGATAAGTTACACCACGCGCATTAAATGGAGCAGGCGCTCCAGGCTGAATATTATTTGGCGGAGTTATTAAACCTCTTGTTGTAAGTAGAATATAATCTCTATTTCCAACAGTATTTCTTGCATGACGAGCTCTTCCATATAAATTCCCCAAATAAGCAGCCGTAGTTGGCCCAAAACTTGGTGTTAAAGCCGCAGTAATTTGAGCAGATAAATCAGTTAATGTTTCATCAACAATTAACAATGGATTTGCAGCCTCTACAGTTGTTGTATTATTATCATCAACAGAAATTGTCGAAAATCTTTTTGGCAAACTCATTGCTGTAGTAATCGAATTAATAGCACCGAACAACTGATTAAGTTGAGCAGCTTCAGCAGCTGGTCTCGCTGGAATTGGATTTGTTGGAACAGTTGTAAAGAAAGGCAAAGTACTTACATAAGGTAAATTAGCAACTACTCCTTTTCTACCCCCTGTTACCAATTGCGTAGCTAATCCATTATACACATTAGCAAAAACTGTTGGGTCTGTAATATCATTACCTCCATAAGTCGCTGGATTCATATTCCCTGTTTGATCCACACCTATACCTCCAGAAGTCGCATAAGATAACACATCATTTCCACCAATCCACAAAGAAAAGAATGTTGGTTGTTGTGTTAAAGCATCCGCAAGAATTGATGTGCTGGCAGCTGATGAAAATCTAGCAAAATACGGATTCGCAGCACCTGAAGGAACGCCAGCGGTATTACCATATCCAGCAAAAGCTAAATGATAACTTTTTGCACCAGGAACTCCCATATTATTAAAACTTCCTGTTAAATGCGCTGTCACTTCATTGACTGGAGCTACCGGTAGAGGACCTATGTTAGGAGTTTTATCTGGATTCAAACCTAAAATTACATTTCTAGAACTTTGAATAGGAGTACCCATAAACAACAAGCCTCCTATATTGTCATCTCCACAAAGAGGAGAGGCAAAAGCACCGCCACCTACTTGCTTAAATTGTCCAGCTAAAATTTCAGGATATGAATTTAATTGTCCTTTTTTAAATAATGCTCCATCACTAAATCCAGCAGCAAAAGAATCACCTAAAGCCACATACTTAGCAAAGTTAGCAGAACCTGCTGTTACCGGTTCATCAGCAACAGTAGTATCATCATCATTACACGCTACAATGCTTAACGAAGCAAATAATAGCCATTTTATATTTTTTACCATTTTTCTACTTTATTGAATTAAACCTAAATATTATGGATTAATTGTCCAAGAAGCATAATACTGTTGACCAATATTACCAGCACCAGGAACTTGAATATAATCTTTACCACCTATATTAGCTCCTCCCACTTTAACTACCGATTTCAAGAAAGGAATTGAGTAATTAATTTGAGCATCGAACACAACATTTTCTGGAACCATAGCATCAACAAAAGAAGACTGCCATAAATATTCAGTATTCCATCTTACATTAGTATTAAAACCAAAGTTTTTAAATAATTTTTCAGCTCCAAAAGTCCCTTTAACTCTGTGTTTAGGAGTATTGAATCCTGGCTCAAAACTTGGGTCAGATGCTTCATCAAATTTAAAATCAGAGTAGTTGTAGCTTGCACCAACATCAAACATACCCACTTTTCTGTTTAAACCTATACCAAAACCTAACGATGTAATATCGGCTTTAGAATTTGTATATACTTGATAAATTCTTCTATCTCCATTAGAAAGTGCACCTACTGTTCCTAATGTACTAGGATTACTAACATCAATAGTTGTATGGACATTACCATATAAAGGTTTAACAACATTAGCCGTATTAATGAAATCATTATAAATATTATAGTATCCATTAATATCAACTCCAGTCTTTTGCAGGTTAGTTCTATATCCAACCTCAAACGCTTGAACTTTCTCTGGTTTAACTAAACCATAAGTAGATACTTGTAATAGATTAGCAGCATCTTGAAGTTGTTGTGGTGTATTTTTAGGTGCTGCTGCAAAAGCCGCAACCGAAGCAGAGGTATAAGATTCAAAATACGCATCATTACCAGTTAAGTAACGAGAAGAACCTTCTTGATTGTTTGGATCAGCTTGACCAGCCGTACTGATTGGCATAGTCTCGGTATAACGAGATAAGTTTTCAGCTGCAGAACCAATTAATGCAAAGGGACCTAAATCTAAACCAATATATTGATCTTGTGTCGTCGGATTTCTAAAACCTGTTTGGTAAGAAACACGGAAGTTATGTTGCTTATCTGCTCCAGCTGCATAGGTAAAAGACGCTCTAGGAGAGAAATTTCCATCAAAGTTTTTAGACTTATCATATCGTACTGAACCAGTAAATTTAAGTCTATCATCCATCATTTTTTTCTGTAACTGTGTATAAACACCAAACTCACTATATTTTAAGGCTCCATCATAATCTGTAAATATAGTTCCTTCAGAATTCATTACATATTCTCTTGCAGAACCTCCAACTTGAATTTCAGCGAACTTAATTAAATCTCTAAAATTATAATTAACATCTGAATGATATATTTTTGAGTGATCAACAAACTTAGCACCTTTTGTAAAGTCTGGATTGTTAACCACACTTGCCAATGCCCCTTTAAACTCAGGAGTACCTGGCTCCAGTCTTACTCCTCTTGCTCCTGAAGGATTATTAGGATCCACATTAGGAACAAGGTTTAGACCTGGTGATACATTTTTATCAGCAAAATTTCTAGCATAATCAGCCGCTTGACTTGTATTATATCCAAACACAGCACTTGATAGTTG contains:
- the atpD gene encoding F0F1 ATP synthase subunit beta — translated: MSQVIGKVAQIIGPVVDVVFNTAEAELPKIYDSLEITKNDGTKLVLEVQSHIGENTVRTISMDSTDGLSRGADVKATGAPIQMPIGGDIYGRLFNVVGDAIDGLGDLPKEGANGLPIHRQAPKFEDLSTSSEVLFTGIKVIDLIEPYAKGGKIGLFGGAGVGKTVLIQELINNIAKGHGGLSVFAGVGERTREGNDLLREMLESGIIKYGEDFMHSMENGGWDLTKVDKVGMRDSKATFVFGQMNEPPGARARVALSGLSIAEYFRDGAGSDQGKDVLFFVDNIFRFTQAGSEVSALLGRMPSAVGYQPTLATEMGAMQERITSTKKGSITSVQAVYVPADDLTDPAPATTFAHLDATTVLSRKIAELGIYPAVDPLDSTSRILTPEILGAEHYDCAQRVKEILQKYKQLQDIIAILGMEELSEEDKLAVSRARRVQRFLSQPFHVAEQFTGIPGVLVDIKDTIKGFNMIIDGELDHLPEAAFNLKGTIEDVIEAGQKMLTEA
- a CDS encoding TonB-dependent receptor; protein product: MRMYFTILSLFFCALTFAQNTISGSVTDANAQPVAGANVKVVGASTGTSCGFDGKFTLKTSATFPFTIEVSMMGYSSQTLQIASKDQEIVIVLPEESTALNEIVVSASRAPERVLESPVTIERMGAKEIKNTTAATFYDGLENLKDVHFNTSSFSFKSVNTRGFATVANTRFMQLVDGMDNSSPALNFILGNLLGLNDVDAGSVEILPGASSALYGANAFNGIIFMNSRSPFAKEGVSTYFKYGRTVQEAAGDNPVYDFGIRVAKKFTDHFAAKANFSALSATEWIANDTRSMTSGGVGHNVNQNYDGLNSYGDEVTTFIPNVGQVSRTGYMEKDLNTNKVESVKFDISLHFRPWATSESEFAKDIEIIAQHKLGSGNTIYQGANRYFLKNFYMDQTKLEVKSKNFFVRGYMTTEDAGNSYDMRFAAWNVNRIAKSDTNWFTDYARAFQLSSAVFGYNTSQAADYARNFADKNVSPGLNLVPNVDPNNPSGARGVRLEPGTPEFKGALASVVNNPDFTKGAKFVDHSKIYHSDVNYNFRDLIKFAEIQVGGSAREYVMNSEGTIFTDYDGALKYSEFGVYTQLQKKMMDDRLKFTGSVRYDKSKNFDGNFSPRASFTYAAGADKQHNFRVSYQTGFRNPTTQDQYIGLDLGPFALIGSAAENLSRYTETMPISTAGQADPNNQEGSSRYLTGNDAYFESYTSASVAAFAAAPKNTPQQLQDAANLLQVSTYGLVKPEKVQAFEVGYRTNLQKTGVDINGYYNIYNDFINTANVVKPLYGNVHTTIDVSNPSTLGTVGALSNGDRRIYQVYTNSKADITSLGFGIGLNRKVGMFDVGASYNYSDFKFDEASDPSFEPGFNTPKHRVKGTFGAEKLFKNFGFNTNVRWNTEYLWQSSFVDAMVPENVVFDAQINYSIPFLKSVVKVGGANIGGKDYIQVPGAGNIGQQYYASWTINP
- a CDS encoding G-D-S-L family lipolytic protein encodes the protein MVKNIKWLLFASLSIVACNDDDTTVADEPVTAGSANFAKYVALGDSFAAGFSDGALFKKGQLNSYPEILAGQFKQVGGGAFASPLCGDDNIGGLLFMGTPIQSSRNVILGLNPDKTPNIGPLPVAPVNEVTAHLTGSFNNMGVPGAKSYHLAFAGYGNTAGVPSGAANPYFARFSSAASTSILADALTQQPTFFSLWIGGNDVLSYATSGGIGVDQTGNMNPATYGGNDITDPTVFANVYNGLATQLVTGGRKGVVANLPYVSTLPFFTTVPTNPIPARPAAEAAQLNQLFGAINSITTAMSLPKRFSTISVDDNNTTTVEAANPLLIVDETLTDLSAQITAALTPSFGPTTAAYLGNLYGRARHARNTVGNRDYILLTTRGLITPPNNIQPGAPAPFNARGVTYPLQDAQVLTADEASKIKVATDTYNVAIKTAADANGLAFVDAKTVMERLVNGGIRFGNYHMSASFVTGGVFSLDGIHPGARGYAMIANEFMKAINAKYGSTFKEVDLGQYQIQYPASL